One Candidatus Devosia phytovorans genomic window carries:
- a CDS encoding glycosyltransferase family 2 protein: MLTVILPASNESALLGRCIAALLDSTFEQPTAWQLIVAANGCRDDTVTIARSFVGAASNRGVELTVLNIAQGNKLNAINLGEAEGRGDALVYIDADVVVEPSLLAQLAQALDRPSPTYATGTLRIAPAVTWATGLYARFWSRLPFVVDGAPGCGVFAVNRAGRQRWGQFPSIISDDTFVRLHFAPSERVNVPAGFSWPMVEGFANLVRVRRRQDRGVEEIDRLYPHLLANEGKSQSNLPRLAAADPIGFGLYSLVALMTKLPTRSGGTWVRGR; this comes from the coding sequence ATGCTCACCGTTATCCTGCCCGCCAGCAATGAGTCAGCGCTCCTCGGCCGCTGTATCGCGGCGCTCCTCGACAGCACATTCGAACAACCGACAGCTTGGCAATTGATCGTCGCCGCCAATGGTTGCCGCGACGATACGGTGACCATAGCGCGCTCTTTTGTCGGCGCCGCCAGCAACAGGGGCGTGGAATTGACCGTCCTCAACATTGCCCAAGGCAACAAGCTCAACGCCATCAATCTGGGGGAGGCCGAGGGCAGGGGCGATGCGCTCGTCTATATTGACGCCGATGTGGTGGTGGAGCCGTCTCTACTCGCTCAACTGGCCCAGGCGCTTGATCGGCCATCGCCGACCTACGCCACCGGAACGCTGCGGATCGCGCCAGCGGTCACCTGGGCGACGGGCCTTTACGCCCGCTTCTGGAGCCGGCTGCCTTTCGTGGTCGATGGTGCGCCGGGATGTGGCGTCTTTGCCGTCAACAGGGCAGGGCGCCAGCGTTGGGGGCAATTTCCATCCATCATTTCCGATGACACCTTCGTGCGTCTGCATTTTGCGCCGTCCGAGCGCGTCAATGTCCCGGCCGGTTTCAGCTGGCCCATGGTCGAAGGTTTCGCCAATCTCGTCCGCGTCCGCCGCCGGCAGGATCGGGGCGTCGAGGAGATCGATCGTCTCTACCCGCACCTGCTTGCCAATGAGGGCAAGTCGCAGTCCAACCTGCCGCGGCTCGCTGCCGCCGATCCGATCGGCTTTGGCCTCTATTCGCTGGTGGCGCTGATGACCAAGCTGCCCACACGCTCGGGCGGCACCTGGGTGCGCGGCCGCTAG
- a CDS encoding LLM class flavin-dependent oxidoreductase produces MLERGHAISALISKAPRNQDWAADKNIPVFNTLSELPERFSAGSFDWLLSIANLSIIADATLALPGQGTINFHDGLLPRFSGLNTPSWSLIEGSTEHGVTWHVVAGGIDEGDILAQQSFAIAPDETALTLNAKCLEAGMASFVEVVGQIENGALQGRTQDLSQRHYYAKNQRPDALATLDFTGSAEELSRLVRALSFGEGYRNPLVTPKVFALGRVFPVTALTISDIRSTTTPGTVVSITEGGVTVATADFDISLATGPAADGSQLVQVVGSGDTLGLAADESIALTAASQNAVAGETRHRTRIAKAMNVELPLIAESEAAGRTQSVALNLPTGTNTETIAAFFARLSAQENLSLAYANDQFAALGQKFSDYFSASVPLNLVAAPDTSAGDYIAMLGATIEKLRQDGPYLADLVARQPDLSEPKLDIGIMEGAVPALIASTAVTIAVGTNGATLVFDDRRMSATNARRLAGWLQTFASAAQDSSTTALKLMPILGADELQELLYTRNDTALDYDRTATVHSLIEQQVDRTPDAIAVARGSQALTYRQLDDAANKLAAALIARGVGAGTLVGLHLLRSVEMVISVLGIHKAGGAYVPLDPEFPADRISYMVEDSKALLVVTDRRHAGGLGLDSGKLVLIEDVLAGPAGERPGGRSAPGDLAYVIYTSGSTGRPKGVMVEHGNVANFFAGMDQRIAVNPEGDNVWLAVTSLSFDISVLELCWTLTRGFKVVLHVHHAAAAKSERGGLARPVEFGLYYWGNDDGVGPAKYELLLEGARIADQNGFSSLWTPERHFGAFGGPYPNPAVTGAAVAAITKNLSIRAGSCVLPLHHPARVAEEWAVIDNITNGRVAMAFASGWMPEDFVLRPENAPPNNKTAMIRDIDTVRRLWRGEKMKFSAGGMDVEVVTQPRPIQKELPIWVTSAGNPETFREAARQGANVLTHLLGQSVDELAEKIRAYRETLAELGRDPSQYKVTLMLHTLMGADREVVREQARQPMKDYLRSATALIKQYAWAFPAFKKPAGATQAMDVDLRTLNEEELDGILEYAFLRYFEDSGLFGTVEDGWARVQQVAGIGVDEVACLIDYGIPTQQVLEGLTTLSALVKDVGAAEIEQGEEGGLAAEVQQHKVTHLQCTPSMAMMFLSADEDKAALAAVRHLFIGGEALNASLVRQIGEATSASIENMYGPTETTIWSSTLSVPANVDGVVPIGTPIANTQLYVLDANQQPVPMGIPGELFIGGDGVTRGYYNRPDLTETRFFADPATGGRMYKTGDLVSVDPQSPQIKFIGRTDFQVKVRGYRIELGEIETAIGGFAGIKENVVLARKDDASDVRLVAYLRLTGVEFDEAALRAHLSATLAPYMVPSQFVVMQAFPLTPNAKVDRNKLPAPKAQALPAQPAAGNDEDTPPENDAQRTIAEAFKRTLGLQQIGLYDNFFALGGHSLLAVHVHRELKGSVAPDLAITDIFRYPTVAGLAQRIAQSGQPDVRLTGAAQRAAERRNAMANRLRPNGG; encoded by the coding sequence TTGCTGGAACGCGGACACGCAATCAGTGCGCTGATCTCGAAAGCGCCACGTAACCAGGATTGGGCAGCGGACAAGAATATCCCCGTCTTCAACACTTTGTCCGAACTGCCAGAGCGCTTTTCCGCCGGCTCTTTCGACTGGCTGTTGAGCATTGCCAACCTGTCGATCATTGCCGATGCGACCCTTGCCCTGCCCGGCCAAGGCACGATCAATTTCCATGACGGTCTGCTGCCGCGCTTTTCGGGCCTCAATACACCGAGCTGGTCACTGATCGAGGGGAGCACCGAGCATGGCGTGACCTGGCATGTTGTGGCGGGGGGGATCGACGAAGGTGACATCCTGGCGCAGCAGAGCTTTGCCATAGCACCCGACGAGACGGCACTGACACTCAATGCGAAGTGCCTTGAAGCCGGCATGGCGAGCTTTGTCGAGGTCGTCGGGCAGATTGAGAATGGCGCGCTGCAGGGCCGGACGCAGGATCTGTCGCAGCGGCACTATTATGCCAAGAACCAACGGCCAGATGCCCTGGCGACGCTGGATTTTACCGGATCCGCCGAAGAACTGTCGCGCCTGGTGCGCGCCCTGAGCTTTGGCGAGGGTTATCGCAATCCGCTGGTGACGCCCAAGGTTTTTGCGCTGGGGCGCGTCTTTCCTGTTACCGCACTGACGATCTCGGACATTCGCAGCACCACTACGCCGGGAACGGTGGTTTCGATAACCGAGGGTGGCGTTACGGTCGCCACCGCCGACTTCGATATCAGCCTTGCGACCGGCCCCGCGGCCGATGGCAGCCAGCTGGTGCAGGTGGTCGGATCGGGTGACACGCTGGGCCTGGCGGCGGACGAAAGCATCGCGCTCACCGCCGCATCGCAGAATGCGGTTGCCGGCGAAACGCGCCACCGGACGCGCATTGCCAAGGCGATGAATGTCGAACTGCCGCTGATTGCAGAGAGCGAGGCTGCCGGGCGGACGCAATCGGTTGCGCTCAACCTGCCGACCGGGACAAATACAGAAACCATCGCGGCATTCTTTGCGCGACTGTCGGCGCAGGAAAACCTGTCGCTGGCCTATGCAAATGACCAGTTTGCGGCCCTCGGCCAGAAATTTTCAGATTATTTCTCGGCCAGTGTCCCGCTCAACCTCGTCGCCGCGCCGGATACTTCCGCGGGCGACTACATCGCAATGCTTGGCGCCACGATCGAAAAGCTGCGTCAGGATGGTCCTTATCTGGCCGACCTCGTGGCCCGCCAGCCTGACCTTTCCGAGCCAAAGCTGGATATCGGCATCATGGAGGGCGCGGTGCCGGCCCTGATCGCGAGCACTGCCGTGACCATCGCCGTCGGCACCAATGGCGCCACCTTGGTCTTTGATGACCGGCGGATGTCGGCGACCAATGCGCGGCGCCTCGCCGGATGGCTGCAAACTTTTGCCAGCGCGGCGCAGGACAGTTCGACGACGGCGCTGAAGCTGATGCCGATCCTGGGCGCAGATGAGCTGCAGGAGCTGCTCTACACGCGCAACGACACGGCGCTGGACTATGATCGCACGGCAACCGTGCATTCGCTGATCGAGCAGCAGGTCGATCGCACGCCTGATGCCATTGCCGTCGCACGTGGCAGCCAGGCACTGACCTATCGACAGCTCGACGATGCTGCCAACAAGCTGGCTGCAGCGCTGATCGCGCGCGGCGTTGGCGCGGGCACGCTGGTCGGACTGCACCTGCTGCGCTCGGTCGAAATGGTGATCTCGGTGCTCGGCATCCACAAGGCCGGCGGCGCCTATGTGCCGCTCGACCCCGAATTTCCGGCCGACCGCATCAGCTATATGGTGGAGGACAGCAAGGCGTTGCTGGTGGTGACCGACCGTCGCCATGCCGGCGGGCTGGGGCTTGATAGTGGCAAACTGGTGCTGATCGAGGATGTATTGGCAGGTCCAGCAGGCGAACGCCCGGGCGGGCGGTCTGCGCCTGGCGACCTCGCCTATGTCATCTATACGTCCGGTTCGACCGGGCGTCCCAAGGGGGTGATGGTCGAGCATGGCAATGTCGCCAATTTCTTCGCCGGCATGGACCAGCGCATTGCGGTCAATCCCGAGGGCGACAATGTCTGGCTGGCCGTTACGAGCCTCTCCTTCGACATTTCGGTGCTGGAACTGTGCTGGACGCTGACCCGCGGCTTCAAGGTGGTGCTGCATGTGCATCACGCCGCGGCGGCCAAATCGGAACGCGGCGGGCTGGCCCGACCGGTGGAATTCGGGCTCTACTATTGGGGCAATGACGATGGTGTGGGCCCTGCGAAGTATGAACTGTTGCTGGAAGGCGCCAGGATCGCCGACCAGAACGGCTTTAGCTCGCTGTGGACGCCGGAGCGGCATTTCGGCGCCTTTGGCGGGCCCTATCCCAATCCGGCCGTAACTGGCGCTGCGGTTGCAGCGATTACCAAGAACCTGTCGATCCGCGCTGGCAGCTGCGTGCTGCCGCTGCACCACCCGGCCCGCGTGGCCGAGGAATGGGCGGTGATCGACAATATCACCAATGGCCGCGTGGCCATGGCCTTTGCCTCGGGCTGGATGCCGGAAGATTTCGTGCTGCGGCCCGAGAATGCGCCGCCCAACAACAAGACCGCGATGATCCGCGATATCGACACGGTGCGTCGGCTCTGGCGCGGCGAAAAGATGAAGTTCAGCGCCGGCGGCATGGACGTCGAAGTGGTGACGCAGCCGCGGCCGATCCAGAAGGAATTGCCGATCTGGGTGACTTCGGCGGGCAATCCTGAAACCTTCCGCGAGGCGGCGCGCCAGGGCGCCAATGTGCTGACGCATCTGCTCGGCCAGTCGGTCGACGAGCTGGCCGAAAAGATCCGCGCCTATCGCGAGACGCTGGCCGAACTGGGCCGCGACCCGTCGCAATACAAGGTCACCCTGATGCTGCATACGCTGATGGGCGCTGACCGCGAGGTGGTGCGCGAGCAGGCGCGCCAGCCGATGAAGGACTATCTGCGCAGCGCCACCGCCCTGATCAAGCAATATGCCTGGGCCTTCCCCGCCTTCAAGAAGCCGGCCGGGGCGACGCAGGCGATGGATGTCGACCTGCGCACGCTCAACGAGGAAGAACTCGACGGCATTCTCGAATATGCCTTCCTGCGCTATTTCGAGGACAGCGGGCTGTTCGGCACGGTGGAAGACGGCTGGGCGCGGGTGCAGCAGGTTGCCGGCATCGGCGTCGATGAAGTGGCCTGCCTGATTGATTATGGCATACCCACGCAGCAGGTGCTGGAGGGGCTGACCACGCTCTCCGCGCTGGTCAAGGATGTCGGCGCGGCCGAGATCGAGCAGGGTGAAGAAGGCGGGCTTGCCGCCGAAGTGCAGCAGCACAAGGTGACGCACCTGCAATGCACGCCATCGATGGCGATGATGTTCCTGTCGGCCGACGAGGATAAGGCGGCCCTGGCCGCGGTCAGGCATCTGTTCATCGGCGGCGAAGCGCTCAACGCGTCGCTGGTGCGCCAGATCGGCGAGGCCACGTCGGCCAGTATCGAGAACATGTATGGGCCGACCGAGACCACAATCTGGTCGTCGACGCTCAGCGTGCCGGCCAATGTAGATGGCGTTGTGCCAATCGGCACGCCGATCGCCAATACGCAGCTCTATGTGCTTGATGCCAATCAGCAGCCGGTGCCCATGGGCATTCCGGGCGAGCTGTTCATCGGCGGCGATGGCGTGACGCGCGGCTATTACAACCGGCCGGACCTGACGGAAACCCGATTTTTCGCCGATCCGGCAACGGGCGGGCGCATGTACAAGACAGGCGACCTGGTCAGCGTTGATCCACAGTCGCCGCAGATCAAGTTCATCGGCCGCACCGACTTCCAGGTCAAGGTGCGCGGCTATCGCATCGAGCTGGGTGAAATCGAGACGGCGATCGGGGGCTTTGCCGGCATCAAGGAAAATGTCGTGCTGGCGCGCAAGGATGACGCGAGCGATGTTCGTCTCGTGGCCTATCTGCGGCTCACAGGCGTCGAATTCGACGAGGCTGCCTTGCGGGCGCATCTGTCGGCGACCTTGGCGCCCTATATGGTTCCGAGCCAGTTCGTGGTGATGCAGGCTTTCCCGCTGACGCCCAATGCTAAGGTGGATCGCAACAAGTTGCCGGCACCGAAAGCGCAGGCCTTGCCGGCTCAGCCTGCGGCTGGCAATGACGAGGATACGCCACCGGAAAACGACGCTCAGCGCACCATTGCCGAGGCCTTCAAGCGGACGCTGGGACTGCAGCAGATTGGGCTCTACGACAATTTCTTCGCCCTGGGTGGCCACTCGCTGCTGGCCGTGCATGTGCATCGCGAACTCAAGGGCAGCGTTGCGCCCGATCTCGCGATTACCGACATCTTCCGCTATCCGACGGTGGCGGGCTTGGCTCAACGCATCGCGCAATCAGGGCAGCCCGATGTTCGCCTCACCGGCGCCGCGCAACGCGCCGCCGAGCGGCGCAATGCCATGGCCAATCGCCTGCGGCCAAATGGCGGCTGA
- a CDS encoding 4'-phosphopantetheinyl transferase superfamily protein: MVPPLSLVQAMAQAILPTGVAVAIRDAHGDVSQLFAEERAAVLRAVPSRQAEFAAGRQAARQALLHLGQGPIGLPVAESRGPGWPAGFTGSISHCRGAVIAIAARLTPERGPVGIDIEEATALEVDLWGSICTPSELAWLDDQPDAGRRVKVIFSIKEAVYKAQYPITQTMLDFHDVEVIALEPSGSFEVAIATDALKKVTGRFRASDQFIVAFASAGNAAP; this comes from the coding sequence ATGGTCCCGCCTCTGTCACTTGTCCAGGCGATGGCCCAAGCAATTCTCCCCACAGGCGTCGCCGTGGCGATCCGCGATGCGCATGGCGACGTCAGCCAGCTTTTTGCCGAGGAACGAGCAGCGGTGCTCCGCGCCGTGCCGTCACGACAGGCCGAGTTTGCAGCCGGACGACAGGCTGCGCGCCAGGCATTGCTGCACCTGGGTCAGGGGCCAATAGGCCTACCCGTAGCAGAATCGCGCGGGCCAGGCTGGCCGGCGGGCTTTACCGGCAGCATTTCACACTGCCGGGGTGCGGTGATCGCCATTGCGGCGCGGCTCACGCCGGAGCGTGGCCCTGTCGGCATCGACATCGAAGAGGCCACGGCGCTTGAGGTCGATCTGTGGGGCAGCATCTGCACGCCATCTGAGCTGGCCTGGCTGGACGATCAGCCCGATGCGGGGCGCCGGGTGAAGGTGATCTTCTCGATCAAGGAAGCCGTTTACAAGGCGCAATATCCGATCACGCAGACCATGCTCGACTTTCACGATGTCGAGGTTATCGCACTTGAACCCAGCGGATCATTCGAAGTCGCCATCGCCACCGATGCATTGAAAAAGGTCACCGGCCGTTTTCGGGCCAGTGACCAGTTCATTGTTGCTTTTGCCTCAGCCGGAAACGCCGCGCCCTAG
- a CDS encoding undecaprenyl-phosphate glucose phosphotransferase has translation MSYLVAAVDSVIVVVAAIVSGIGYHHFAFGFWDQPTKYLAIGLVFAAGFVLLMVAKGYYKPSVLVFFSKQLAYIVASSFILATFLALVVFLLGASDSFSRAAIALFAATSTGGIVLSRLAWAQYIRVATTRGTVQKKKVMLIRGAGHDTASSQAQLSDFGLEAVHVLDIDEQGQLNQLLPRVSLSISNNVSEIYVMTDGMSRDALQGLIKQLRTLPVPVHFMLDSFVSQFAVLPVSTFGETTIVELQRAPLNLAERYIKRGFDIVFASIAIFFFAPLMLLAAIAIKLDTPGPVFFRQQRRGFNNKPFDILKFRSMSVMESSGAMTQAIKNDSRITRVGRFIRSTSVDELPQFWNVLFGHMSVVGPRPHAVSQEDHYDQLIARYAFRRHVKPGITGWAQINGHRGATPTVSSMEDRLEHDLWYMHHWSLWLDIRIMLRTFGAMFDRKSAF, from the coding sequence GTGTCTTACCTTGTTGCTGCAGTCGACTCGGTCATCGTCGTTGTTGCGGCCATCGTTTCTGGCATCGGCTACCACCATTTCGCCTTTGGCTTCTGGGACCAGCCAACGAAGTACCTTGCCATCGGGCTGGTCTTCGCCGCCGGTTTTGTCCTGCTGATGGTGGCCAAGGGCTATTACAAACCTTCGGTCCTGGTCTTTTTCTCCAAGCAGCTCGCCTATATCGTGGCCAGCAGTTTCATCCTGGCGACTTTCTTGGCGCTGGTGGTCTTTCTTCTGGGTGCCTCGGACTCGTTCTCCCGCGCCGCAATTGCTCTTTTTGCCGCCACTTCCACTGGTGGCATTGTGCTGAGCCGGCTGGCCTGGGCGCAGTATATCCGCGTCGCCACCACGCGCGGCACCGTGCAGAAGAAAAAGGTCATGCTGATCCGCGGCGCAGGGCATGACACCGCCTCGTCCCAGGCCCAACTCAGCGATTTTGGTCTCGAAGCAGTTCATGTGCTCGATATCGACGAACAGGGTCAGCTCAACCAGCTGCTGCCGCGGGTCAGCCTGTCGATCTCCAACAATGTGAGCGAAATCTATGTGATGACAGACGGCATGTCGCGCGATGCGCTTCAGGGTCTGATCAAGCAGTTGCGCACACTGCCGGTGCCCGTCCACTTCATGCTCGACTCCTTCGTGTCCCAGTTCGCCGTGCTGCCGGTCAGCACCTTCGGCGAGACGACCATCGTCGAGCTGCAGCGTGCGCCGCTCAATCTGGCAGAGCGTTATATCAAGCGCGGCTTCGACATCGTCTTCGCTTCCATCGCCATATTCTTCTTTGCCCCGCTCATGCTGCTGGCGGCCATAGCCATCAAGCTCGATACACCTGGCCCGGTCTTCTTTCGCCAGCAGCGTCGCGGCTTCAACAACAAGCCTTTCGACATCCTCAAGTTCCGCAGCATGTCCGTGATGGAATCGTCGGGCGCCATGACCCAGGCGATCAAGAACGACTCCCGCATTACCCGGGTCGGCAGGTTCATCCGCTCCACCAGCGTCGACGAATTGCCCCAGTTCTGGAACGTGCTCTTCGGTCATATGTCGGTGGTTGGCCCAAGGCCCCATGCCGTGTCGCAGGAAGACCATTACGACCAGCTGATCGCCCGCTACGCCTTCCGTCGTCACGTCAAGCCGGGCATTACCGGCTGGGCGCAGATCAACGGTCATCGTGGCGCCACCCCGACGGTCTCCAGCATGGAAGACCGCCTCGAGCACGACCTCTGGTACATGCATCACTGGTCGCTGTGGCTCGATATCCGCATCATGCTGCGCACCTTCGGCGCCATGTTCGATCGCAAGTCCGCTTTCTAG
- a CDS encoding flavin reductase family protein: MREDVEEISGAIVVPGDIQDAVAPMYLADAFKNSMRNLAASVAVVTVRAGDDAAGFTATSIISLSMDPPTLLVSINRTSSCWPLVQRSGRFAVNILSSAHREVADTFAGRRGLSGNDRYVDPRWQRDASQIPRLVDALAVIECDLEEVLPRYSHAILIGRVLNASCSNSSRPLVYWQGEYNGLSGLSDNI, translated from the coding sequence ATGCGGGAAGATGTCGAGGAGATCAGCGGGGCGATTGTAGTTCCGGGCGACATACAGGATGCTGTTGCGCCAATGTATCTTGCAGATGCATTCAAGAATTCCATGCGAAATCTTGCCGCGAGCGTGGCTGTCGTCACGGTGCGGGCGGGTGACGACGCCGCCGGCTTCACGGCGACCTCGATCATCTCGCTGTCCATGGACCCGCCCACCCTCCTGGTCAGCATCAACCGCACCTCGTCCTGCTGGCCACTCGTCCAGCGCAGCGGGCGTTTTGCGGTCAATATTCTCTCGTCCGCACATCGGGAAGTGGCGGATACCTTCGCTGGCCGTCGCGGCCTGAGCGGCAATGACAGATATGTCGATCCGCGCTGGCAACGCGATGCCAGTCAGATTCCACGGCTTGTTGACGCGCTTGCCGTCATTGAGTGTGATCTCGAAGAAGTGCTGCCGCGCTATTCTCACGCAATTCTGATTGGGCGCGTACTCAATGCATCGTGCAGTAATTCATCCCGGCCACTGGTTTATTGGCAGGGAGAATACAATGGCCTGTCTGGTCTTTCTGATAATATCTAG
- a CDS encoding oligosaccharide flippase family protein, translating into MGLVQQVLRSNGLFARALRGFAWAGSGHILSQVIRLASNLILTRLLFPEAFGLMSLITVLMVGVAMLSDVGIGVSVAQSRRGDERDFLDTAWSLQVLRGISIFLFVLICAWPLSLFYREPAILYLLPAASLSVLISCLNPIRLETAGRHLLLGRVVLADLISQVVTMLITVVAAILIPSVWSLVIGMILGTAFKLLLVTIMIPGEPSRFRIDVTAAREILTFGKWILPSTAFGYLLGQGDRLILGAYLSLEMLGIYNIGQFLAAAPLVLATSVVSKILVPLYREYFTHPGEQSAHKLRLMRFGLTGGVMALLLCFALSGPFIVTLLYDARYAQASAIAVLVALACLPQTVGLTYDWSALAAGDSRSFFFVIAFRGTVQALAFIIGAEVAGLFGALVAQATGFLVGHLALIWLARKHKVWDALHDATYLVVALLITAIVTFVHWDLLYAFAHLNG; encoded by the coding sequence ATGGGCCTAGTTCAGCAAGTTCTGCGCAGCAACGGGCTGTTTGCGCGCGCGCTGCGTGGCTTTGCCTGGGCTGGCTCGGGCCACATCCTGTCGCAGGTCATCCGCCTCGCTTCCAACCTGATCCTGACCCGCCTGTTGTTTCCTGAAGCCTTCGGGCTGATGTCGCTGATCACGGTGCTGATGGTGGGCGTCGCGATGCTGTCCGACGTTGGCATCGGTGTTTCCGTGGCCCAGAGCAGGCGGGGTGACGAGCGCGATTTCCTTGATACGGCATGGTCGCTCCAGGTCCTGCGCGGCATTTCGATCTTCCTCTTCGTGTTGATCTGCGCCTGGCCGCTGAGCCTTTTCTACCGCGAGCCGGCGATCCTCTACCTGTTGCCCGCGGCAAGCCTCTCGGTGTTGATCTCCTGTCTCAATCCCATTCGACTCGAGACGGCGGGACGTCATCTGCTGCTGGGCCGGGTGGTACTGGCGGATCTCATCAGCCAGGTCGTGACCATGCTCATCACGGTCGTGGCCGCAATTCTGATCCCGTCGGTCTGGTCACTGGTGATCGGCATGATCCTGGGCACGGCGTTCAAGCTGCTGCTGGTCACGATCATGATCCCCGGTGAGCCGAGCCGCTTCCGCATTGATGTTACGGCAGCCCGCGAAATCCTGACCTTCGGTAAGTGGATCCTGCCCAGCACGGCCTTCGGCTATCTGCTTGGGCAGGGCGACCGGCTGATCTTGGGCGCCTATCTGTCGCTCGAGATGCTCGGTATCTACAATATCGGCCAGTTTCTGGCGGCCGCGCCGCTGGTGCTGGCGACCTCGGTGGTCAGCAAGATCCTGGTGCCGCTCTATCGCGAATACTTCACCCATCCCGGCGAGCAAAGCGCGCATAAGCTGCGCCTGATGCGCTTTGGCCTGACCGGCGGCGTGATGGCGCTATTGCTGTGCTTTGCGCTCAGCGGGCCCTTCATCGTTACTCTGCTTTACGACGCCCGCTATGCCCAGGCTTCGGCCATCGCCGTGCTGGTGGCTCTCGCCTGCCTGCCCCAGACCGTGGGACTGACCTATGACTGGAGCGCGCTGGCAGCCGGCGACTCACGCAGCTTCTTCTTCGTCATCGCCTTCCGCGGCACGGTCCAGGCTCTCGCCTTCATTATCGGTGCGGAAGTGGCCGGACTGTTTGGTGCCCTGGTGGCCCAGGCGACCGGTTTTCTGGTCGGCCACCTGGCGCTGATCTGGCTGGCCCGCAAGCACAAGGTGTGGGACGCCCTGCACGACGCCACCTATCTGGTCGTGGCTCTATTGATCACCGCCATCGTCACCTTCGTGCACTGGGACCTGCTCTATGCCTTCGCCCATCTCAACGGGTGA
- a CDS encoding SDR family NAD(P)-dependent oxidoreductase, whose translation MLISGVAPLVDPLVVITGAGSGLGRAMAASFCRKGIPVVGFGRSPSTLGQAEDSIASAIFTAMVVNVADEDAVKLAFRTLRERHGDPSILINNAAVYPHRDFMEESGTTFMQTLAVNLGGVVNCSRAVLDTMTISGRGRIVNVGSFAGQAPTPAGSAYSVSKGAARIFTQALVADVADRFPDIVVSTWMPGVLNTQMGLANGLDPDIAAEWGVDLAMRNDRSLNGAEFERNTEILPSRSAKRRVLDAVLRRRPAPARILGQFTAEPKAA comes from the coding sequence ATGCTCATTAGTGGGGTTGCCCCCCTGGTTGATCCGCTGGTGGTTATCACCGGAGCCGGTTCGGGACTGGGACGCGCCATGGCAGCCAGTTTCTGTCGCAAGGGTATTCCCGTGGTCGGCTTCGGCCGCTCGCCGTCAACCCTAGGGCAGGCCGAAGATAGCATTGCCAGTGCCATCTTCACGGCGATGGTGGTGAATGTCGCCGACGAGGACGCCGTCAAACTGGCCTTCCGCACGCTACGCGAGCGGCACGGCGATCCGTCGATTTTGATCAACAACGCGGCAGTCTATCCACATCGTGACTTCATGGAGGAGAGCGGTACGACCTTCATGCAGACGCTGGCGGTCAATCTCGGCGGCGTCGTCAACTGTTCGAGGGCCGTGCTGGACACCATGACGATCTCGGGGCGTGGCCGCATCGTCAATGTCGGCAGCTTTGCCGGGCAGGCCCCGACGCCTGCAGGCAGCGCCTATTCCGTATCCAAGGGTGCAGCGCGCATTTTTACCCAGGCGCTCGTGGCCGACGTTGCCGACCGTTTTCCCGACATTGTTGTCAGCACCTGGATGCCCGGCGTGCTCAACACGCAGATGGGGCTGGCGAACGGGCTCGACCCCGACATTGCCGCAGAATGGGGTGTCGACCTGGCAATGCGCAATGATCGCTCGCTCAATGGTGCCGAGTTTGAACGCAACACGGAAATCCTGCCCAGCCGATCGGCCAAGCGCCGCGTGCTCGACGCCGTGCTGCGCCGCCGTCCCGCGCCGGCCCGAATATTGGGACAGTTTACCGCCGAGCCGAAGGCGGCATAG